In the genome of Rhizobium rhizogenes, one region contains:
- the hemC gene encoding hydroxymethylbilane synthase — translation MQTKPFRIGTRGSPLALAQAYETRSRLMSAHGLPEDMFEIVVLSTKGDRITDRALSEIGGKGLFTEELESQLLSGELDIAVHSSKDMPTVLPEGLHLSAFLPREDMRDAFIGRTAPKLLELPQGAVVGSASLRRQALIRRLRPDLSVIVFRGLVDTRLRKLEEGQADATLLAFAGLKRLGKENVPTEILDPKEFPPAPAQGAICVESRIGDTRMDELLAPINDRPTFDAVTCERAFLAALDGSCRTPIAGYATCDGEDLHFSGLILTPDGQTSHGIEISGNRRDAAKLGRQAGEEARARAGSNFFEGWS, via the coding sequence ATGCAAACAAAACCTTTCCGAATCGGCACGCGCGGCAGCCCTCTGGCGCTCGCACAGGCTTATGAGACCCGCAGCCGGCTGATGTCGGCGCATGGCCTGCCGGAAGACATGTTCGAAATCGTCGTGCTATCCACCAAGGGTGATCGGATAACCGACCGCGCTCTGTCGGAGATCGGCGGCAAGGGCCTGTTCACTGAAGAACTGGAGAGCCAGCTTCTGTCCGGCGAACTCGATATTGCCGTGCATTCCTCCAAGGACATGCCGACCGTCTTGCCCGAGGGCCTGCATCTCTCTGCCTTCCTGCCACGCGAAGACATGCGCGACGCCTTTATCGGCCGCACCGCGCCGAAGCTTCTGGAGTTGCCGCAGGGCGCCGTTGTCGGCTCCGCCTCTCTGCGCCGTCAGGCGTTGATCCGCCGCCTGCGGCCGGATCTGAGCGTCATCGTTTTCCGCGGCTTGGTCGACACCCGCCTGCGCAAGCTTGAAGAAGGCCAGGCGGATGCCACACTTCTTGCCTTTGCCGGCCTGAAAAGGCTCGGCAAGGAGAATGTCCCGACGGAAATTCTCGACCCGAAGGAATTCCCCCCCGCTCCGGCACAAGGCGCGATCTGTGTGGAAAGCCGCATCGGCGATACGCGCATGGACGAGCTGCTTGCCCCCATAAATGACAGGCCGACTTTTGACGCCGTGACCTGTGAGCGCGCCTTTCTGGCCGCACTTGACGGCTCCTGTCGTACGCCGATCGCCGGTTATGCGACCTGCGACGGCGAAGATTTGCATTTTTCCGGCCTGATCCTTACCCCCGATGGCCAGACGAGCCACGGCATTGAAATCTCCGGCAACCGCAGGGATGCGGCAAAACTCGGCCGACAGGCCGGCGAAGAGGCGCGCGCCAGGGCGGGCAGCAATTTCTTCGAAGGCTGGAGCTGA
- a CDS encoding uroporphyrinogen-III synthase: protein MRIVVTRPQRSGERTAAKLEALGHEPVLLPLFHPVHHGERAISALSGPLAAIAVTSAEAVRALDTFGEQLAPHLSKPLFAVGGATAQAAEKAGFGQIFTASGDALGLTALVTEHRAFFSEEQPLLYLAGRPRGSVFEEGLAAAGIPFKTVDCYEMLPSDIPENMLETALLDTAADVVLLYSSESARAFFRHASAEKYVAALAAVQFICISRNVLSLVPEIFRSKAIAAEEPSEAAMFELLRQNSGT, encoded by the coding sequence GTGCGAATCGTCGTCACCCGGCCGCAGCGTTCGGGCGAAAGGACGGCCGCAAAGCTTGAAGCGCTCGGCCATGAGCCGGTGCTTCTTCCGCTGTTTCATCCCGTCCATCATGGCGAACGCGCCATCTCGGCGCTCTCCGGTCCGCTGGCGGCTATCGCGGTAACCAGCGCAGAGGCGGTGCGGGCACTGGACACATTCGGAGAGCAGCTGGCCCCGCATCTGTCGAAACCGCTTTTTGCGGTCGGCGGAGCAACGGCGCAGGCAGCGGAAAAAGCCGGATTCGGGCAGATATTCACCGCGTCAGGAGATGCGCTCGGTCTGACTGCACTGGTGACGGAACACCGCGCCTTTTTTTCCGAGGAACAACCCCTCCTCTATCTCGCCGGCAGGCCACGCGGCTCCGTCTTCGAGGAAGGCCTTGCCGCAGCGGGCATTCCGTTCAAAACGGTCGACTGCTACGAGATGCTGCCCTCGGATATCCCCGAAAACATGCTTGAAACGGCCCTTCTCGACACCGCTGCCGATGTAGTCCTGCTCTACTCCTCGGAGTCGGCACGGGCCTTTTTCCGCCATGCATCGGCGGAAAAATATGTGGCGGCGCTGGCGGCGGTCCAGTTCATCTGCATCAGCCGCAATGTGCTTTCTCTGGTTCCGGAAATCTTCCGCTCAAAGGCCATCGCCGCCGAAGAGCCGAGCGAGGCCGCGATGTTCGAACTTCTGCGCCAGAACTCTGGAACCTAA
- the tsaD gene encoding tRNA (adenosine(37)-N6)-threonylcarbamoyltransferase complex transferase subunit TsaD codes for MTPFLRILGIETSCDETAASIVVRHADGRGEIVSDVVLSQLEEHSAYGGVVPEIAARAHVEALDTLVEEALEQAGVTLADVDAIAATSGPGLIGGLLVGLMTGKAIAKAADKPLYAINHLEGHALTARLTDGLSFPYLMLLVSGGHTQLVLVRGVGDYERWGTTIDDALGEAFDKTAKLLGLPYPGGPAVEKAAAKGDPNRFPLPRPMVGETRLDFSFSGLKTAVRQAATAIAPLSEQDIADICASFQKAVSRTLKDRIGRGLARFSQEFPQLETKPALVVAGGVAANQEIRQTLQALCDTHGFRFVAPPHRLCTDNAAMIAWAGLERMADGRQADPLEIPPRSRWPLDGNAETLIGFGKRGAKA; via the coding sequence ATGACCCCCTTTCTTCGTATCCTCGGCATAGAAACAAGCTGTGACGAAACCGCCGCATCCATTGTGGTTCGGCATGCGGACGGGCGTGGCGAGATCGTCTCCGACGTCGTTTTGTCGCAGCTTGAGGAGCACAGCGCCTATGGTGGCGTCGTGCCGGAAATTGCCGCGCGCGCCCATGTCGAGGCGCTGGACACGCTGGTGGAAGAAGCGCTGGAACAGGCGGGTGTCACGCTTGCCGATGTCGACGCCATTGCCGCCACCTCCGGACCCGGCCTCATCGGTGGCCTGCTGGTGGGTTTGATGACGGGCAAGGCGATAGCCAAGGCGGCGGATAAGCCGCTTTACGCCATCAACCATCTGGAGGGCCATGCGCTGACGGCGCGGCTGACCGATGGCCTGTCTTTTCCCTATCTGATGCTGCTGGTTTCCGGCGGCCATACCCAGCTGGTGCTGGTGCGTGGCGTGGGCGATTATGAGCGCTGGGGCACCACCATCGATGACGCTTTGGGTGAAGCCTTCGACAAGACGGCGAAACTTTTAGGCCTGCCCTATCCCGGTGGCCCGGCGGTCGAGAAGGCGGCGGCGAAGGGTGACCCGAACCGGTTTCCGCTGCCGCGCCCGATGGTCGGCGAAACCCGTTTGGATTTTTCCTTCTCCGGCCTGAAGACGGCGGTGCGGCAGGCGGCGACCGCCATCGCGCCGCTTTCGGAGCAGGATATTGCCGATATCTGCGCCTCCTTCCAGAAGGCGGTGTCGCGCACCCTCAAGGATCGCATCGGCCGCGGCCTTGCCCGGTTCAGCCAGGAGTTTCCGCAGCTGGAAACCAAACCGGCGCTGGTCGTGGCCGGCGGCGTTGCGGCCAATCAGGAAATCCGCCAGACACTGCAGGCGCTTTGCGATACGCATGGCTTCCGTTTCGTTGCGCCGCCACACCGGCTTTGCACCGACAATGCGGCAATGATCGCCTGGGCGGGACTGGAGCGCATGGCGGATGGCAGGCAAGCCGATCCGCTGGAGATACCGCCGCGCTCGCGCTGGCCACTTGATGGCAATGCGGAGACGTTGATCGGTTTCGGCAAAAGGGGAGCCAAGGCCTGA